The following is a genomic window from Nymphaea colorata isolate Beijing-Zhang1983 chromosome 3, ASM883128v2, whole genome shotgun sequence.
AAACAGGAACTAATGCATCTCCATTGAGAATCTGCAGAACCTTTCTCATGGTTGGCCTCTCTACGTGATTAGGATGAGCACAATTCAGGCCCAGAAGTAGCATTCTCCTCATCTGCTCTTTATCAAATTCACCCTTCAGCCTGGGATCAACAGCTTCCAGGAGCCTACCTTCACCATATAATTCCCATACCCAATCAACCAAATTCCTCACTCcacttttgaaacttttttcgATTGGTCTCCTGCCACAAGCAACTTCAAGTATCACTACCCCATAACTGAAAACATCGGTTTTTTCTGTTGCCTTTCCATACTGAAGATATTCAGGAGCAAGGTAACCCATGGTTCCTGCTGTAAGAGTAGAATCTGGGCTCTTATCATGTTCAATGATCTTGGCCAACCCGAAATCACCCAATCTTGGATTAAAATTTGCGTCCAGCATTATGTTGCTGGTTTTCACATCTCTGTGAATAACTTGCTTCTCGCATTCGTAGTGCAGGTACATTAGAGCTGATGCAGTACCAACTGCTATATTATATCTCTGTGACCAATTCAGTACTTCTCTATCATCTTCTTGGTAAAGGGCACTATCAAGGCTCCCATTGGGCATGAATTCATACACAAGCAGCAGTTCACCTTTTTCACAGCACCAGCCTTCCAGCTGCACAAGATTTCTGTGCCTCAGGCAAACTATAACTAGAAGCTCCCCCATGAAATCATCCATACCTTGATTAGCATGCTTCGATCTCTTTACAGCAACAGTCGTTCCGGACTCAGGAAGGATGCCTCTATAAACTGTACCAGATGCTCCGTATCCCACCACATTGCCCTTATTGAACCCCCTTGTTGCAGCTCTCATCTCTCTATAACTGAAATTCTTCGGACCTTTTAGCATTTCTTGCTTGAAATTCTTCACAGGCCTTGTGAGTCTCCATCTTTTTACAAGAACCCAGCTCAAATATCCCATGATCATGCATATAATGATCGCTCCCGAGATCTTGAGACCCAGATTCAGTTTTCTGCTCCAACAATTCTGATTATGGCACTTTGCTTGCGAAAAACCGAGTACAGGCTTGCCCTCAGCGTCTGTTGCTACA
Proteins encoded in this region:
- the LOC116251239 gene encoding probable L-type lectin-domain containing receptor kinase S.7 → MKSYSRCYFFLLSLVSFLLSSASCAENTSFDFPSFTIRNLTLLGDAYLRNGTIGLTREINVPASSSGSVLYNFPFRFFDPASNSSASFFSRFVFSITNANPGSYGDGITFFLSPNNETIGSPGRFLGLLNSSSPDDNKFIAVEFDTFFDAGLGDPNANHVGLDVGNLSSIQTLDAGTVGIDLKNGTSITAWIEYRNDMNRLMMWMSYTSLKPLNPQFSVDIDLSKYFEEFMYVGFSGSTEGSTELHTIEEWSFQTDGLESKGPSPPHSVATDAEGKPVLGFSQAKCHNQNCWSRKLNLGLKISGAIIICMIMGYLSWVLVKRWRLTRPVKNFKQEMLKGPKNFSYREMRAATRGFNKGNVVGYGASGTVYRGILPESGTTVAVKRSKHANQGMDDFMGELLVIVCLRHRNLVQLEGWCCEKGELLLVYEFMPNGSLDSALYQEDDREVLNWSQRYNIAVGTASALMYLHYECEKQVIHRDVKTSNIMLDANFNPRLGDFGLAKIIEHDKSPDSTLTAGTMGYLAPEYLQYGKATEKTDVFSYGVVILEVACGRRPIEKSFKSGVRNLVDWVWELYGEGRLLEAVDPRLKGEFDKEQMRRMLLLGLNCAHPNHVERPTMRKVLQILNGDALVPVLPTLKPVASFSCSLPLSIQEILSDIENSTVLSPLRVSKNAFGDCSFP